One genomic segment of Deltaproteobacteria bacterium includes these proteins:
- a CDS encoding (2Fe-2S)-binding protein has product MKTYPIEIELNGEQHRLEVEAGETLLEVLREKLGATEVKNGCGKGDCGACAVLVDGKAVNACLTLAIQADGKRVTTVRGIGTEQNPHTLQRSFVEHGAIQCGFCTPGMIISAKALLDRNQRPSREEVREAISGNLCRCTGYKKIVQAIEDAALKGQP; this is encoded by the coding sequence ATGAAAACCTATCCGATTGAGATTGAACTCAACGGCGAGCAACACCGGCTGGAGGTGGAGGCCGGGGAGACCCTGTTAGAGGTCCTCCGTGAGAAGCTCGGGGCAACAGAGGTGAAAAACGGCTGCGGAAAGGGAGACTGTGGGGCCTGTGCCGTCCTGGTGGACGGCAAGGCGGTAAACGCGTGCCTTACCCTGGCCATCCAGGCGGACGGAAAGCGGGTCACCACGGTTCGAGGGATCGGCACGGAGCAGAACCCCCACACCCTCCAGAGGAGTTTCGTTGAACACGGGGCCATTCAATGCGGGTTCTGTACACCGGGCATGATCATCTCGGCCAAGGCTCTTCTCGATCGAAATCAGAGGCCGAGCCGGGAAGAGGTTCGAGAGGCGATTTCAGGAAACCTGTGCCGTTGCACGGGATACAAGAAGATCGTTCAGGCAATCGAAGATGCCGCCCTCAAAGGGCAGCCCTAA